A genome region from Rattus norvegicus strain BN/NHsdMcwi chromosome 17, GRCr8, whole genome shotgun sequence includes the following:
- the Pgbd1 gene encoding LOW QUALITY PROTEIN: piggyBac transposable element-derived protein 1 (The sequence of the model RefSeq protein was modified relative to this genomic sequence to represent the inferred CDS: inserted 2 bases in 1 codon; deleted 2 bases in 1 codon; substituted 4 bases at 4 genomic stop codons) — MYEVLPGSPPEGSLVTVKVEDPTWKQPELDPFEEMVQTGKNSRIPNRDCAPHIPGSATSPTEKTISNLNTVGSYHPPCDSXAKMHIASLQYMAGXREKDKSRVSELLQGLAFSDDSEAEEDSDPEVQPERKLKASNMPEKSXTKRDIKPNFPSWSALDSGLLSLKSEKLNPVELFELFFDDETFNLIIQXNQXFNETNNYASQKNVNLEVTLQEMWCVFGVLLWSGFVMHPRMGMYWEISDSDQTLVRNAIRRDRFELIFSYLHFAGNSHLHQKDKFSILRPLIKQMNKNFLLYAPRLEEYYCFDKSMCECFDSDQFLNGKPLRIGYKIWCGTTTQGYLVWFEPYQEYSAVETDKELDLGLGGNLIMSFADVLLEKGHYPYHLCFESFFTSVKLMSALKKKGVKATGSIRENRMEKCPLMNVEHMKKMKRGHFNFRVEENDEIFLFHWHGDSFISLCSNAVGIEPVSEISCVANGKASPQVSQPSIVNLYEKCRKGVAKMDQIISRYRVGLRSKKRSLGLVSYMINVAMNNAWQLHRICNPGSPLDLLGFWKCVACFYLGHDINLSD; from the exons agCTGGACCCTTTTGAAGAAATGGTACAAACGGGGAAGAACTCAAGAATACCCAATAG AGATTGTGCACCCCACATTCCTGGTAGTGCTACTTCCCCCACTGAAAAGACAATTTCAAATTTAAACACTGTTGGGAGCTACCACCCACCCTGTGACTCCTAGGCCAAGATGCACATTGCGTCCTTGCAGTACATGGCCGG GAGGGAAAAAGACAAATCTCGAGTGAGTGAGCTGCTCCAAGGCCTTGCATTTTCTGATgattcagaggcagaggaagacagtgacCCTGAGGTGCAGCCTGAGAGAAAGCTAAAGGCATCCAACATGCCTGAGAAGAGCTAGACGAAAAGAGACATTAAGCCCAACTTTCCAAGCTGGTCAGCACTGGATTCTGGACTTTTGAGTCTCAAAAGTGAGAAGTTAAACCCAGTAGAgctctttgaattattttttgaTGATGAAACATTCAACTTAATT ATTCAATGAAACCAATAATTCAATGAAACCAATAATTATGCTTCTCAGAAAAATGTCAACCTGGAAGTCACATTGCAGgaaatgtggtgtgtgtttggtgtcCTGCTCTGGAGTGGATTTGTAATGCATCCCAGAATGGGGATGTATTGGGAAATCTCTGATTCTGATCAGACTCTGGTGAGAAATGCTATTAGAAGAGACagatttgaattaattttctcaTACCTGCATTTTGCAGGTAATAGCCACCTACATCAAAAAGATAAGTTTTCAATATTGAGACCTCTCATaaagcaaatgaataaaaatttcctCTTGTATGCCCCCCGCCTAGAGGAATACTATTGTTTTGACAAGTCAATGTGTGAATGCTTTGATAGTGACCAATTTCTGAATGGAAAGCCTCTTAGAATTGGATATAAAATTTGGTGTGGTACAACTACACAAGGCTATCTGGTTTGGTTTGAGCCTTACCAAGAATATTCAGCTGTGGAAACAGATAAGGAGCTGGACCTTGGGCTAGGTGGCAATCTAATAATGAGTTTTGCTGATGTTCTTTTGGAGAAAGGTCACTATCCCTATCACTTGTGCTTTGAAAGCTTCTTTACAAGTGTTAAACTGATGTCAGCTTTGAAGAAGAAGGGAGTGAAGGCTACAGGATCGATTCGtgaaaacagaatggaaaaatgTCCACTTATGAATGTGGAACATATGAAAAAGATGAAGAGGGGGCATTTTAATTTCAGGGTAGAAGAAAATGATGAGATATTTTTATTCCATTGGCATGGTGACAGCTTTATTAGTCTGTGTTCAAACGCTGTAGGCATAGAACCAGTGAGTGAAATAAGCTGTGTAGCCAACGGTAAAGCATCCCCCCAGGTGAGCCAACCATCCATTGTGAACTTATatgagaaatgcaggaaaggtGTAGCTAAAATGGATCAAATTATTTCCAGATACAGGGTGGGATTAAGAAGTAAGAAACGGTCCTTGGGTTTGGTTAGTTACATGATCAACGTGGCCATGAATAACGCATGGCAGTTACACAGAATCTGTAACCCAGGCTCTCCTTTAGATCTCTTGGGTTTCTGGAAATGTGTGGCATGTTTTTACTTGGGACATGATATTAATCTGTCTGATTAG